One Polaribacter sp. KT25b DNA segment encodes these proteins:
- a CDS encoding protein kinase: MTQQEFKERYEFSIKTDKIGGGSFGTVYKAYDNSLDREVAIKISEVKFVGDKEFSLLEEFKAIENIPVNKFIANYEEVFRYESFNGIYDYGIMQYYPLGNLSNYLKNNNLNLEKRESLVVGILNGISFLHKHKVVHRDLKPSNILVVDRRGELIPKITDFGLSKQAEGDGKASRFTNSFAGGTLQYSSPEQLKGLPLKLNTDLWSFGAIAYEILTGKTLFEADVKGTATAEWQNEITQKILHKDVSEQLNMVSERWQRVIKACLERDLTKRIKTSDELFTILNNEKIEENIALAAPIANNDATIIKSKEPEKVISTKKIEEPKKEAAPKQKIIQKTQPIPKKEKPKWMIPTIAAAVIGILGVAGYSMIKPEEIKPLNTNYQIYEKDGLFGYKVDDKIVIPAKYSLARSFINGVANVDTKDSSFFIDKTGFWIPNPTIAIKDSISEQVEKPIKKETIKESETIEKKEIIQPVKKEEVKKPINKITIDYKIIPKSELSSWIKKGNNLQNTIDAANAGNGVAQRRLGRINAFIYDNIDKKIYWYKKAVLNGDAIAQSNLGVSYHYGENGLRQDYKEAVKLYQKASDQGYRGGQHNLAVMYRDGLGVEKNIDKALYWFKKAGNQDYLISQTSVGEILYYGRYGAKKDYTEALNWYKKAAYLNDVNSQYTIAFMYDNGQGTTFNWKEAFKWYTKAVNQGHTISKRKVGEFYFFGVGGVSKNITKAKQLFREAANKGDKKAKSYLTVIDDYKNQNTYLITPSKYGNTLKASSATIDELAKGDQPETISKYSNSWSYSFDYTLGQSSNVQIWPAASAFNKERYDDEVDYSSYSSSERYTKDGTKKVSVGFKDGGGYRGIGYMYVRAGFNSPSEVLEVKVPMMACWKPRDEY; encoded by the coding sequence ATGACACAGCAAGAATTTAAAGAACGATATGAATTTAGTATTAAAACCGATAAAATTGGTGGAGGTAGTTTTGGTACAGTTTATAAAGCTTATGATAATTCTTTAGATAGGGAAGTAGCCATAAAAATATCTGAAGTAAAATTTGTAGGAGATAAAGAGTTTTCTCTTTTAGAAGAGTTTAAAGCAATAGAAAATATTCCTGTAAATAAATTTATAGCAAACTACGAAGAAGTATTTAGATATGAATCTTTTAATGGAATTTATGATTATGGTATTATGCAATACTATCCTTTAGGAAATTTATCTAATTATTTAAAGAATAATAACTTAAATCTAGAAAAAAGAGAAAGTTTAGTTGTAGGAATTTTAAACGGAATCTCTTTTTTACACAAACATAAAGTAGTTCATAGAGATTTAAAACCAAGTAATATTTTAGTTGTTGATAGAAGAGGAGAATTAATTCCTAAAATAACTGATTTTGGATTAAGTAAACAAGCAGAAGGCGATGGTAAAGCATCTCGTTTTACAAATAGTTTTGCAGGTGGAACCTTACAATATTCTAGTCCAGAGCAATTAAAAGGATTACCATTAAAATTAAATACAGATTTATGGAGTTTTGGTGCAATTGCTTATGAAATTTTAACTGGTAAAACACTTTTTGAAGCTGATGTAAAAGGAACTGCAACTGCAGAATGGCAAAATGAAATTACACAAAAGATTTTGCATAAAGATGTAAGTGAGCAATTAAATATGGTTTCAGAAAGATGGCAAAGAGTAATTAAAGCATGTTTAGAAAGAGATTTAACCAAAAGAATTAAAACTTCGGATGAATTATTTACCATTTTAAATAATGAGAAAATAGAAGAAAATATAGCGTTAGCTGCACCAATAGCAAATAATGATGCAACTATTATTAAAAGTAAAGAACCAGAAAAAGTAATTTCTACAAAAAAGATAGAAGAACCTAAAAAAGAAGCTGCACCAAAGCAAAAAATAATTCAGAAAACGCAACCAATTCCTAAAAAAGAAAAACCAAAATGGATGATACCAACTATTGCAGCAGCAGTTATTGGTATTTTAGGTGTAGCTGGTTATTCTATGATAAAGCCGGAAGAAATAAAACCTTTAAATACCAATTATCAGATATATGAAAAAGATGGGTTGTTTGGATATAAAGTTGATGATAAAATTGTTATACCTGCAAAATATAGTTTGGCTAGAAGTTTTATAAATGGAGTAGCAAATGTTGATACAAAAGATAGTAGTTTTTTTATTGATAAAACAGGTTTTTGGATACCAAATCCTACAATAGCTATTAAAGACTCTATAAGTGAACAAGTTGAAAAGCCAATTAAAAAAGAGACAATAAAAGAGTCGGAAACCATAGAAAAGAAAGAAATTATACAACCTGTTAAAAAAGAAGAGGTAAAAAAGCCAATAAACAAAATAACTATAGATTATAAAATAATTCCCAAAAGTGAATTAAGCAGTTGGATTAAAAAAGGAAATAATTTGCAAAATACTATTGATGCCGCAAATGCTGGTAATGGAGTTGCGCAAAGAAGATTAGGGAGAATAAATGCTTTTATTTATGATAATATTGACAAGAAAATATATTGGTATAAAAAAGCTGTCTTAAATGGAGATGCAATAGCACAATCAAATCTTGGTGTTTCTTATCATTATGGAGAGAATGGTCTTAGACAAGATTATAAGGAAGCTGTAAAATTATATCAAAAAGCATCAGACCAAGGTTATCGGGGAGGTCAGCATAATTTAGCTGTAATGTACAGAGATGGCTTAGGAGTTGAAAAAAATATAGATAAAGCTCTTTATTGGTTTAAAAAAGCAGGAAATCAAGATTATTTAATTTCACAAACTTCTGTAGGAGAGATATTATATTATGGTAGATATGGTGCTAAAAAAGATTATACAGAGGCTTTAAATTGGTATAAAAAAGCAGCATATTTAAATGATGTTAATTCACAATACACAATTGCATTCATGTACGATAATGGTCAGGGTACCACATTTAATTGGAAAGAAGCTTTTAAGTGGTATACAAAAGCTGTAAACCAAGGGCATACAATTTCTAAAAGAAAAGTAGGAGAATTTTATTTTTTTGGAGTTGGTGGAGTTTCTAAAAACATAACAAAAGCAAAACAATTATTTAGAGAAGCAGCTAATAAAGGAGATAAAAAAGCTAAAAGCTATTTAACTGTTATTGATGATTATAAAAATCAAAATACCTACTTAATTACACCTTCTAAATATGGCAATACTTTAAAAGCTAGTAGTGCTACTATAGATGAATTAGCTAAAGGAGATCAACCAGAAACCATTTCTAAATATTCAAATTCATGGTCTTATTCTTTTGATTATACTTTAGGGCAATCTTCTAATGTACAAATTTGGCCAGCAGCAAGTGCCTTTAACAAAGAAAGATATGATGATGAAGTAGATTATTCAAGTTATTCCTCATCAGAAAGATATACAAAAGATGGTACAAAAAAAGTATCAGTTGGTTTTAAAGATGGTGGTGGTTATAGAGGAATTGGCTATATGTATGTAAGAGCTGGATTTAATTCACCTAGTGAAGTTTTAGAGGTAAAAGTGCCAATGATGGCTTGTTGGAAACCTAGAGATGAATATTAA
- a CDS encoding mechanosensitive ion channel family protein, protein MKIEHLLYDYLVTTGTSVVIAKYLNMIALLFGLFIITYLIDFLIRKIIVQLFSKFATKTKTNFDNLLVQNKAPRNIAHIIPLIIVLELLPIVFVDFSYFENIIQKGLEVFTIILVLWIVRSLLHTLKDYFKTLPSLKDKPIDSYIQVFMIFSWVVGVLSAFAILTGIEFIQFITTLGAASAVVILIFKDTILGFVASIQVSINDMVRIGDWITFEKYDTDGDVIEINLATVKVQNFDKTITTIPTYALISDSFKNWRGMADSGGRRIKRALNIKLESVHYLTNDEVHNLKEIQLISAYLETRQSDIKNYNTNNNINKELLLNGRNLTNLGVFRKYIETYVENHSGINKDMIIMVRQLAPTPQGIPIEIYAFSSDKRWKNYEYIMADIFDHVIAAVPYFNLEIFELPSNSSFRDAKIT, encoded by the coding sequence ATGAAAATTGAGCACCTCTTATACGATTATTTAGTAACGACAGGTACTTCTGTTGTTATAGCCAAATATTTAAACATGATTGCTTTATTATTTGGGCTATTTATAATTACCTATTTAATTGATTTTCTAATTCGTAAAATTATAGTGCAATTATTTTCAAAATTTGCAACTAAAACTAAAACGAATTTTGATAATTTATTAGTGCAAAACAAAGCGCCACGAAATATAGCTCATATTATTCCCTTAATTATTGTTTTAGAGCTTCTTCCTATTGTTTTTGTTGACTTTAGTTATTTTGAAAATATTATTCAAAAAGGATTAGAGGTTTTTACAATTATCCTTGTACTGTGGATTGTACGAAGCCTTTTGCACACTCTTAAAGATTACTTTAAAACCTTACCAAGTTTAAAGGATAAACCTATAGATAGTTATATTCAAGTATTTATGATATTTTCATGGGTAGTTGGTGTGTTATCTGCTTTTGCGATACTTACAGGCATAGAATTTATTCAATTTATTACAACTCTTGGTGCAGCTTCTGCGGTAGTAATACTTATTTTTAAAGATACTATTTTAGGTTTTGTTGCAAGTATTCAAGTTTCAATAAATGACATGGTACGAATTGGCGACTGGATTACCTTTGAAAAATATGATACAGATGGTGATGTTATAGAGATCAATTTAGCTACTGTAAAAGTGCAAAACTTTGATAAAACGATTACTACAATTCCTACGTATGCTTTAATTTCTGACTCTTTTAAAAACTGGAGAGGAATGGCAGATTCTGGCGGAAGAAGAATTAAAAGAGCATTAAATATTAAATTAGAAAGCGTACATTATTTAACGAATGATGAAGTACATAACTTAAAGGAAATTCAATTGATTTCTGCTTATTTAGAAACGCGTCAATCTGATATTAAGAATTATAACACAAACAATAATATCAATAAAGAATTACTTTTAAATGGTAGAAACCTTACCAATTTAGGTGTATTTAGAAAGTATATAGAAACTTATGTAGAGAATCATTCTGGTATTAATAAAGACATGATAATTATGGTGCGTCAATTAGCGCCAACACCGCAAGGAATTCCTATAGAAATTTATGCTTTTAGTAGCGATAAACGCTGGAAAAATTACGAATACATTATGGCAGATATCTTTGATCATGTTATTGCTGCTGTTCCGTATTTCAATTTAGAAATTTTCGAATTACCAAGTAATTCAAGTTTTAGAGACGCTAAAATAACTTAA
- a CDS encoding sugar phosphate isomerase/epimerase: MSKLNTKYSRRDFTKLSAIGLASIPLFSFQNVVDKSFSSTNDELNVSLFSKHLQFLDYNDMSAAAVDMGFDGLDLTVRPKGHVLPENVKDDLPKAVEAMKKHGLKPKMMSTNVWDVHNSVQKSVLETASSLGFTNYRTDWLKYPEDTSIVESQTLFGKQAKELEILNEKLGLIGGYQNNSGMNVGAPIWDLLPIIEATNGNYFGSQYDIRHAVIEGGECWELGLRRIKPYINSIVIKDVKWGIVDGKWQPINVPVGEGMVDFNRYFSLLKKYKINVPVSLHVEYDLGGAEKGNQKITIDKKEVFSRIKKDLEFLKQAWKNAE, translated from the coding sequence ATGAGTAAGCTAAATACAAAATATTCTAGAAGAGATTTCACCAAACTTTCAGCAATAGGTTTAGCAAGTATTCCTTTATTTTCTTTTCAAAATGTTGTAGATAAAAGTTTTTCATCAACAAATGATGAACTTAATGTGTCTTTGTTTTCAAAACATTTACAATTTTTAGATTATAATGATATGTCTGCAGCTGCTGTAGATATGGGTTTTGATGGTTTAGATTTAACTGTAAGACCAAAAGGACACGTATTACCAGAAAATGTGAAAGATGATTTACCTAAAGCTGTTGAAGCCATGAAAAAACATGGTTTGAAGCCAAAAATGATGTCTACAAATGTTTGGGATGTTCATAATAGTGTGCAAAAGTCTGTTTTAGAAACCGCAAGTTCTTTAGGTTTTACAAATTACAGAACAGATTGGTTAAAATATCCAGAAGATACATCAATTGTAGAAAGTCAAACGCTATTTGGAAAACAAGCAAAAGAATTGGAAATTCTGAATGAAAAATTAGGCCTTATTGGAGGTTATCAAAATAATTCTGGGATGAATGTTGGTGCGCCAATTTGGGATTTACTTCCTATTATTGAAGCAACAAATGGCAACTATTTTGGTAGTCAATATGATATTAGACATGCGGTAATTGAAGGTGGCGAATGTTGGGAACTTGGCTTAAGACGTATAAAACCATATATAAATTCTATTGTTATTAAAGATGTAAAATGGGGAATTGTTGATGGAAAATGGCAACCCATAAACGTTCCTGTTGGAGAAGGTATGGTTGATTTTAATCGCTATTTTTCTTTACTAAAAAAATATAAAATTAATGTTCCTGTTTCTCTTCATGTAGAGTATGATTTGGGTGGCGCAGAAAAAGGAAATCAAAAAATAACTATTGATAAAAAAGAGGTGTTTTCGAGAATTAAAAAAGACTTAGAATTCTTAAAACAAGCTTGGAAAAATGCTGAATAA
- a CDS encoding DEAD/DEAH box helicase — MFEYLEITTPTPFQKASIPVIKSGANIFCTAPEGSGKTTTLILTTLQKLKCEEVGTAPRAIVLVENREKASEIYEAFLKYVRHHPLRLYLCDEKLHIDVIKSEVFEGVDILIATPKTLNKLFLLEGINTTQLQIFSMDDAAFLEQKVAHNTMMLLTQSIHKCQFVMYSEKMHPSLKRYESYFMQHARVISTK, encoded by the coding sequence ATGTTTGAGTATCTAGAAATAACAACGCCTACTCCTTTTCAAAAAGCAAGTATTCCTGTTATTAAAAGTGGCGCAAACATTTTTTGTACAGCTCCAGAAGGAAGCGGAAAAACAACTACGTTGATTCTTACTACTTTGCAAAAATTAAAATGTGAAGAAGTTGGCACCGCACCAAGAGCTATAGTTCTAGTTGAGAATAGAGAAAAAGCATCAGAAATCTACGAAGCCTTTTTAAAATATGTTAGACATCATCCGTTACGTCTTTATTTGTGTGATGAAAAATTACATATTGATGTTATAAAATCAGAAGTATTTGAAGGTGTAGATATTTTGATTGCTACACCAAAAACATTAAATAAGTTGTTTTTATTAGAAGGTATAAATACCACACAATTACAAATATTTAGTATGGATGACGCTGCCTTTTTAGAACAAAAAGTTGCACACAATACTATGATGTTACTTACACAAAGTATTCATAAATGTCAGTTTGTAATGTACTCAGAAAAAATGCATCCATCACTAAAACGCTATGAATCTTATTTTATGCAACACGCTAGAGTAATTTCAACAAAATAA
- a CDS encoding thiamine phosphate synthase, whose amino-acid sequence MTIPKLQYISQGNTPEEHLENIQKACSAGAEIVELHLQNVSEKKHLKLAEEAREITSHFQTRLLIYNDYKIAKTVKADGVHIDQNTISNTKARIHLYTWQIIGGSANTLKDCEKLITNQVDYIHLGPFRSAETKENMPTVLGLNGFTVIIEALKTETPIIGVGEITTKDVKDILATGISGVAVSDEITRNFDSIKLFHQLLNASSIAEQRHTF is encoded by the coding sequence ATGACGATACCAAAATTACAGTATATATCTCAAGGAAATACTCCAGAAGAACATCTAGAAAATATTCAAAAAGCTTGTTCTGCAGGTGCAGAAATAGTAGAATTGCATTTACAAAACGTATCAGAAAAAAAACATTTAAAATTAGCAGAAGAAGCAAGAGAAATTACTTCTCATTTTCAAACTCGATTACTGATTTACAACGATTATAAAATTGCAAAAACGGTAAAAGCAGATGGAGTTCATATAGACCAAAATACGATTAGCAACACAAAAGCAAGAATACATTTATACACTTGGCAAATTATTGGTGGATCGGCAAATACGTTGAAAGATTGCGAAAAATTAATCACCAATCAAGTCGATTATATTCATTTAGGTCCTTTTAGAAGTGCCGAAACCAAAGAAAATATGCCAACCGTTTTAGGTTTAAATGGATTTACAGTAATTATTGAAGCCTTAAAAACTGAAACTCCTATTATTGGTGTTGGCGAAATCACCACAAAAGATGTTAAAGATATTTTAGCAACTGGTATTTCTGGAGTTGCTGTTTCCGATGAAATTACACGTAATTTTGATAGTATCAAACTATTTCATCAATTGCTAAACGCATCTTCTATAGCCGAACAAAGACATACTTTTTAA
- a CDS encoding PP2C family serine/threonine-protein phosphatase: MNYKSYTHIGKKKVNEDYLTCSKNSFIVCDGVGGEVRGEIASKEVATLILKRLENTQDDLSKEKIYDAIINAQEKLNNYIKEKEDLVGMATTLAAIFISENGFYSTHIGDSRVYIVRPSNNTFWHTWDHSLVGNLVKNGEISREAGRKHPMNNQIFKAIKANFKDKVTEPEIHFITDIRKGDLIFICSDGVSEAFSDVALLELLADETKDLTEKIAIIEKKCSEDSIDNNTAFLCEVEKKDIPNTTIIPLEWSSIDSLHENDSLETVSLEDNQEEEIEKPKKKKWFRF; encoded by the coding sequence ATGAACTATAAAAGTTACACTCACATAGGCAAAAAGAAAGTAAATGAAGATTATTTAACGTGTTCTAAAAATAGCTTTATAGTTTGTGATGGTGTTGGTGGAGAAGTAAGAGGAGAAATTGCAAGTAAAGAGGTGGCTACTTTAATTTTAAAAAGACTTGAAAATACTCAAGATGACTTATCCAAAGAGAAAATTTATGATGCTATTATCAATGCTCAAGAAAAATTAAATAACTATATCAAAGAAAAAGAAGATTTAGTAGGTATGGCAACAACTTTAGCCGCTATTTTTATTTCTGAAAACGGATTTTACTCTACACATATTGGCGACAGTAGGGTATATATTGTAAGACCAAGCAACAATACATTTTGGCATACTTGGGATCATTCTCTAGTTGGAAATTTAGTTAAAAATGGCGAAATTTCTAGAGAAGCTGGTAGAAAACATCCTATGAATAATCAAATCTTTAAAGCGATTAAAGCAAATTTTAAAGACAAAGTCACAGAGCCAGAAATCCATTTTATTACGGATATAAGAAAAGGTGATCTTATTTTTATTTGTTCAGATGGTGTTTCTGAAGCTTTTTCTGATGTTGCTTTGTTAGAGTTACTTGCCGATGAAACTAAAGACCTAACTGAAAAAATAGCGATTATAGAAAAAAAATGTTCAGAAGATAGTATAGATAATAATACAGCTTTTTTATGCGAAGTAGAAAAAAAGGATATTCCTAATACAACTATAATTCCTTTAGAATGGTCGTCTATAGATTCATTACATGAAAATGATAGTTTAGAAACTGTAAGTCTAGAAGATAATCAGGAGGAAGAAATAGAAAAACCAAAGAAAAAGAAGTGGTTTCGATTTTAA